The Phoenix dactylifera cultivar Barhee BC4 unplaced genomic scaffold, palm_55x_up_171113_PBpolish2nd_filt_p 000561F, whole genome shotgun sequence genome has a window encoding:
- the LOC103715061 gene encoding uncharacterized protein LOC103715061, with product MTEEEVARVCPPDVYHHQWRELVHYWFFERGQTYSDIGRAARASQTIPHTSGSKSYARLRAEFMEDHGRKPGEVEFYKMTHTHRDGSFVREESRDIVDRATSLISERIGESSSIGNTRGVEAQVFTELMGSERYGRVRGYGVGVTPTQLSAVGRYTQDVRQSSSTAEVNDLKAEIKELKQSHQTEMQSLRAQINQITSLLHQFVSPQVPDSSSARRDGDASDP from the exons atgacagaggaggaggttgctcgtgtttgtcctcctgatgtataccatcatcagtggagggagcttgttcactattGGTTTTTCGAGAGAGGACAG ACATATTCTGACATTGGTCGAGCCGCACGAGCATCTCAGACaattcctcacacttcaggctcgaagagttatgcgaggctcagagctgaattc atggaagaCCATGGGAGGAAACCTGGTGAGGTGGAGttctataagatgactcacacccaccgagatggcagctttgtccgagaggagtcgagagatatagtt gacagaGCTACATCCCTTATTTCAGAGCGTATCGGAGAGTCATCTTCAATCGGCAACACCAGAGGTGTCGAAGCTCAGGTGTTTACCGAGCTGATGGGCTCggagcgttatggtcgagtgaggggttatggcgttggagttacccccactcagttgtctgcagtgggTAGATATACTCAAGATGTTAGACAGAgtagtagcactgcagaggttaatgatctgaaggcagagataaaagagttgaagcagagccacCAGACAGAGATGCAATCTTTGAGGGCTCAGATTAATCAGATTACATCTTTGTTGCATCAGTTTGTCTCTCCTCAG GTTCCTGATAGTTCATCTGCACGTAGAGATGGTGATGCTAGCGACCCCTGA